A DNA window from Candidatus Kapaibacterium thiocyanatum contains the following coding sequences:
- a CDS encoding RNA polymerase sigma-54 factor has product MNLTASLQQTLTPQQIQYLKLLQLPTLQLEQHVRAEMENNPMLEEALADEAGERSPDSPSEPELDPGTAPMMSEPAPIIDSTNESTDQVSAEDYDPKDAFEFYKLIWGEDPSAGRSSDGRTGDEEDDGEGFQFRNETSFEEDLIEQLRFLPISIEERLLGEYIVGNVDTDGYLRRDLSEMVDEVNASIAEHNLALQAPALLGTMMSDMDSAIIDGVDHTLQPLSARQSESMLKRIQSLDPPGVASRTIQECLLAQLRAVPRPNAAQKLAIAVLATTYDAFAMKHYHVIERQLGVTEDYLREALEVIRKLNPKPGAGTFGPEMNTVVPDFIIERDEENDDFFVTVNDSRLPTLRVSAAYERLKKEARYKQFNKETREWLRKKYEDAKFLIQAIRQRKSTMLRVMTAIVGLQKDFFRLGPHALRPLIYRDVAEVAGMDISTICRIVNSKYVLTEFGTFDLKYFFSESLTTDDGEEVSTRIIKQKIKDLIDAEAKGKPLSDDKLAKDLKKLGYNVARRTVAKYREQLRIPVARLRREL; this is encoded by the coding sequence ATGAACCTCACTGCATCACTGCAGCAGACCCTCACGCCGCAGCAGATACAGTACCTCAAGCTCCTTCAACTGCCGACATTGCAACTGGAACAGCACGTCCGCGCCGAGATGGAGAACAATCCCATGCTCGAGGAAGCGCTGGCCGACGAAGCCGGCGAACGATCGCCCGATTCCCCATCCGAGCCCGAACTGGACCCCGGTACCGCACCCATGATGTCGGAACCCGCACCCATCATCGACTCGACGAACGAATCCACCGATCAGGTGTCGGCCGAAGACTACGATCCGAAGGACGCCTTCGAGTTCTACAAGCTGATCTGGGGCGAGGACCCGTCGGCCGGACGTTCGTCCGACGGACGTACGGGTGACGAGGAAGACGATGGTGAGGGATTCCAGTTCCGCAACGAAACGTCGTTCGAAGAAGACCTCATCGAACAGCTCCGCTTCCTGCCGATCAGCATCGAGGAACGACTGCTCGGAGAGTACATCGTCGGCAACGTGGACACCGACGGCTATCTCCGTCGCGATCTCTCCGAGATGGTCGACGAAGTGAATGCCTCGATCGCCGAACACAACCTCGCCCTGCAGGCACCCGCCCTGCTCGGGACGATGATGTCGGACATGGACAGTGCGATCATCGATGGCGTCGACCATACGCTGCAGCCTCTGTCGGCCCGCCAGTCCGAGTCGATGCTCAAGCGCATCCAGTCGCTCGACCCTCCGGGTGTGGCATCGCGCACCATCCAGGAATGCCTGCTGGCCCAGCTCCGCGCCGTACCGCGTCCGAACGCAGCACAAAAACTTGCCATCGCCGTGCTCGCCACCACGTACGATGCCTTCGCGATGAAGCACTATCACGTCATCGAGCGTCAGCTCGGTGTAACGGAAGACTACCTTCGCGAGGCTCTCGAAGTCATTCGTAAACTCAATCCGAAGCCAGGCGCCGGTACGTTCGGTCCGGAGATGAATACGGTCGTTCCCGATTTCATCATCGAGCGCGACGAGGAGAACGACGACTTCTTCGTGACGGTCAACGACTCGCGTCTTCCTACCCTGCGCGTCAGCGCAGCATACGAACGCCTGAAGAAGGAAGCGCGCTACAAGCAGTTCAACAAGGAAACGCGGGAATGGCTCAGAAAGAAGTATGAGGACGCGAAGTTCCTCATACAGGCCATCCGCCAGCGCAAAAGCACGATGTTGCGCGTGATGACGGCCATCGTCGGTCTGCAGAAGGATTTCTTCCGTCTCGGACCGCACGCCCTCAGACCGCTCATCTATCGTGACGTGGCCGAAGTGGCGGGCATGGACATCTCCACGATTTGCCGCATCGTGAACAGCAAGTACGTGCTCACGGAATTCGGCACGTTCGATCTCAAGTACTTCTTCAGCGAAAGCCTCACCACGGATGATGGAGAGGAAGTCTCGACGCGCATCATCAAGCAGAAGATCAAGGACCTGATCGATGCCGAGGCGAAGGGCAAGCCGCTGAGCGACGACAAGCTGGCGAAGGATCTCAAGAAGCTCGGTTACAACGTCGCACGGCGCACGGTTGCGAAGTACAGGGAACAGTTGCGCATACCCGTGGCGCGACTGCGCAGGGAGCTGTAG
- a CDS encoding nicotinate-nucleotide diphosphorylase (carboxylating), with protein sequence MLLNLLHDASILRLIQIAIQEDVGPGDITTETIIPRDNTASARFLMKQDGIICGLPLVPLIFREFSPDVSIDMKVREGDHVPSGTVLATVEGPAFALLAGERTALNFIQRMSGVATKSWEYVQAIAGTHARVLDTRKTIPGWRLLDKYATSVGGAMNHRIGLFDMVMIKDNHITAAGGIREAVERCLGELEGRAPVRIEVEARTLHDVEEVISCPGVHRIMFDNFTPQLVREGVRIVNGRMETEASGGITYDNIRAYAEAGVDFISIGAITHSAVALDISMKLFVPKQG encoded by the coding sequence ATGCTGCTGAATCTCCTGCACGATGCCTCCATACTCCGTCTTATCCAGATCGCCATCCAGGAAGATGTCGGTCCGGGAGATATCACGACGGAAACCATCATCCCTCGTGACAACACGGCGTCGGCGAGATTCCTGATGAAGCAGGATGGCATCATCTGCGGACTGCCCCTCGTTCCGCTGATCTTCCGCGAATTCTCGCCCGATGTGTCGATCGACATGAAGGTGCGGGAAGGTGATCACGTTCCGTCGGGTACGGTGCTCGCCACGGTGGAAGGACCGGCCTTCGCCCTGCTCGCAGGAGAGCGTACGGCGCTGAACTTCATCCAGCGCATGAGCGGTGTGGCAACGAAGTCGTGGGAATATGTCCAGGCCATCGCCGGGACACATGCTCGCGTGCTCGATACGCGCAAGACCATTCCGGGATGGAGGCTGCTCGACAAGTATGCCACGTCCGTGGGGGGCGCGATGAATCATCGCATCGGTCTGTTCGACATGGTGATGATCAAGGACAATCACATCACCGCAGCCGGAGGCATACGCGAGGCCGTGGAACGCTGCCTCGGCGAACTCGAAGGGCGCGCACCGGTCAGGATCGAAGTGGAGGCGAGGACGCTGCATGACGTGGAAGAGGTCATTTCATGCCCCGGTGTCCATCGTATCATGTTCGACAACTTCACGCCCCAGCTCGTACGCGAGGGAGTGCGCATCGTGAACGGCCGTATGGAAACGGAGGCCAGCGGCGGCATCACCTATGACAACATCCGGGCATATGCGGAGGCTGGCGTCGATTTCATCAGTATCGGTGCCATCACGCACAGTGCCGTCGCCCTGGATATCTCCATGAAGCTCTTCGTTCCGAAGCAGGGTTGA
- a CDS encoding adenine deaminase: MIAFEGLIHDVHARRSFAGRITVDDGRIVSIVEDPAADTSRSILPGFVDAHVHIESSMLIPSEFARLAVVHGTVATVSDPHEIGNVNGIEGVRYMLDNASRVPFTIAFGAPSCVPATSFETAGAEITADDIRTLFADERVRYLSEMMNFPGVLHEDPVVMEKLRVAREHGRVIDGHAPGLRGDDARRYASHGISTDHECFTLDEALDKVAAGMKIIIREGSAARNYDALHPLLGRYPERCMFCSDDKHPDSLVEGHIDELVRRSLALGYELYDVLRAASVNPVEHYGLPVGLLREGDPADFIVVDDVTKLTILETWIRGTCVASNGSTRILRVEEGTINKFGAGRIDAGALRLPATTDRVRVIEALDGQLVTNEVHASAILEDGALRSDPSTDVLKIVVVNRYTDAKPAVAFIRNIGLTHGALASSVAHDSHNVVAVGVDDADIAAAVNAVIDARGGVSVHADGRTDVLPLPVAGLMSAADGYEVAAAYAALDGRVKRELGTGLRAPFMTLSFMALLVIPALKLSDRGLFDGSAFAFVDVRLDG, translated from the coding sequence ATGATCGCATTCGAAGGCCTGATCCACGACGTCCATGCACGGCGTTCGTTCGCCGGAAGAATCACGGTCGATGACGGACGTATCGTCTCCATCGTCGAAGACCCTGCGGCCGATACGTCGCGTTCGATCCTGCCGGGCTTCGTCGATGCCCACGTCCATATCGAATCGTCGATGCTCATACCGTCCGAGTTCGCCCGTCTTGCCGTCGTGCACGGCACCGTGGCCACGGTGAGCGATCCGCACGAGATCGGCAACGTCAACGGCATCGAAGGCGTCCGCTATATGCTCGACAACGCTTCGCGCGTGCCCTTCACCATCGCCTTCGGTGCACCGTCCTGCGTTCCGGCCACGTCCTTCGAGACGGCAGGAGCGGAGATCACGGCCGACGATATCCGGACGTTGTTCGCGGACGAACGTGTACGCTATCTCAGCGAGATGATGAACTTCCCCGGCGTCCTTCACGAGGATCCCGTCGTGATGGAGAAACTGCGCGTCGCACGGGAGCATGGACGCGTCATCGACGGTCATGCTCCGGGCCTGCGCGGTGACGATGCTCGCCGCTATGCATCGCATGGAATATCGACCGACCACGAGTGCTTCACGCTCGACGAAGCGCTGGACAAGGTGGCAGCGGGAATGAAGATCATCATCCGTGAAGGGTCTGCCGCCAGGAACTACGACGCCCTGCATCCGCTCCTCGGCCGATATCCCGAGCGCTGCATGTTCTGCAGCGACGACAAGCATCCCGATTCCCTCGTGGAAGGACATATCGACGAGCTCGTTCGGCGCTCCCTGGCGCTCGGATATGAACTCTACGACGTCCTGCGCGCGGCGAGCGTCAATCCCGTCGAGCACTACGGTCTTCCCGTCGGCCTGTTGCGCGAAGGGGATCCGGCCGATTTCATCGTCGTCGACGACGTGACGAAGCTGACGATTCTCGAAACGTGGATCCGTGGTACATGCGTCGCCTCGAACGGCTCCACGCGCATTCTGCGTGTGGAGGAAGGCACGATCAACAAGTTCGGTGCGGGCCGGATCGACGCCGGTGCCTTGCGGCTGCCCGCCACGACGGACCGTGTGCGTGTGATCGAAGCCCTGGACGGACAACTCGTCACGAACGAAGTCCATGCCTCGGCCATTCTCGAGGACGGTGCGCTGCGCTCCGATCCTTCCACGGACGTGCTGAAGATCGTCGTCGTCAATCGCTATACCGACGCGAAACCCGCCGTGGCCTTCATCCGGAACATCGGCCTGACGCACGGGGCGTTGGCCAGCAGCGTGGCCCACGATTCGCACAACGTCGTCGCCGTCGGTGTCGACGATGCCGATATCGCCGCGGCCGTCAATGCCGTGATCGACGCACGCGGCGGCGTCAGCGTCCATGCCGACGGTCGTACGGACGTCCTGCCGCTGCCCGTCGCAGGCCTCATGAGCGCTGCCGACGGGTACGAGGTGGCTGCCGCCTATGCCGCCCTGGACGGGCGGGTGAAGAGGGAACTCGGCACGGGGCTGCGTGCTCCGTTCATGACGTTGTCCTTCATGGCGCTGCTCGTCATACCGGCTCTGAAGCTCAGCGACAGGGGCCTCTTCGACGGTTCCGCATTCGCATTCGTCGATGTGAGGCTGGACGGATAG
- a CDS encoding 6-phosphofructokinase, producing the protein MKRIAVFTSGGDAPGMNAHVRAVERTAQKRGLEVIGIIGGYAGMIAGHMEVLDRIRTANILDRGGTVLKTSRCPEFHEPEGRTKAAEQLAKHGIDGVVACGGDGTFHGAHSLYAEHGIPIVGTPGTIDNDLSGTDFTIGYDTAINTAAQAIDKIRDTADSHGRLFFVEVMGRHAGFIAMDVGVACGAEFIAVPETLTDIEVLYQRIMAQGLDKRTVVIVGEGDESGGAMQLSKKIEERYEISSKVSILGHVQRGGAPTVRDRVLAARLGAAAVDALLDGVTDVMIGEMNGQVSHVPLERTWVTRKPVPSYLIDLATLLV; encoded by the coding sequence ATGAAACGCATTGCAGTGTTCACCAGCGGGGGCGACGCCCCCGGCATGAACGCCCATGTTCGTGCCGTCGAGCGGACGGCACAGAAGCGAGGGCTGGAAGTCATCGGAATCATCGGCGGTTATGCAGGTATGATCGCCGGACATATGGAAGTGCTGGACCGTATCCGTACCGCCAATATCCTGGATCGGGGTGGCACCGTACTGAAGACCAGCCGTTGTCCCGAATTCCACGAACCGGAAGGCCGTACGAAGGCTGCCGAACAGCTCGCGAAGCACGGCATCGACGGAGTCGTGGCCTGCGGTGGCGACGGTACGTTCCATGGCGCCCATTCCCTCTATGCCGAACACGGCATTCCCATCGTGGGCACCCCGGGTACCATCGATAACGACCTGTCGGGAACGGACTTCACGATCGGCTACGATACGGCTATCAATACGGCAGCCCAAGCCATCGACAAGATCCGCGACACAGCGGACAGCCATGGCCGGCTGTTCTTCGTCGAAGTGATGGGACGTCATGCAGGCTTCATCGCCATGGACGTGGGCGTGGCCTGCGGCGCGGAATTCATCGCCGTGCCGGAGACGCTGACGGACATCGAGGTGCTCTATCAACGCATCATGGCCCAGGGACTCGACAAGCGGACGGTCGTCATCGTCGGCGAAGGCGACGAGTCGGGTGGCGCCATGCAACTCTCGAAGAAGATCGAGGAACGCTACGAAATCTCGTCCAAGGTCTCCATCCTCGGACACGTCCAGCGTGGTGGTGCGCCTACCGTGCGTGACCGCGTTCTGGCCGCCCGCCTCGGCGCCGCGGCGGTGGACGCATTGCTCGACGGCGTCACGGACGTGATGATCGGCGAAATGAACGGTCAGGTATCACACGTTCCGCTCGAGCGGACGTGGGTGACCCGTAAACCCGTACCTTCATATCTTATCGATCTCGCAACATTGCTCGTATAG
- a CDS encoding phosphate-binding protein produces the protein MFDALRRFAPVVLLMILPTFVAASAPERITIKGSDTMVILVQRWTELYPNKKGLEFQVTGGGSGTGIAALINGTTDICSSSRPIKPAEVRQLKEKYQYRGMEVRVARDGLAVYVHKNNSVKQLTIEQIRLIFTGQVRNWKDVGGADKPIILYSRENNSGTYEFFKEHVLLKQDFAAEAQHMAGTAALINAVSKDPNAIGFGGAAYAANVRPLGVAKEKGSAYVTPTEASILSGEYPISRFLYFYLNERPKGTEKAFIDWVISPAGQKVVKDVGYYPIKKF, from the coding sequence ATGTTCGACGCCCTTCGCCGGTTCGCTCCGGTCGTTCTTCTGATGATCCTGCCGACCTTCGTCGCAGCATCCGCGCCCGAGCGCATCACCATCAAGGGCTCCGATACGATGGTCATCCTCGTCCAGCGCTGGACGGAACTCTATCCGAACAAGAAGGGCCTCGAATTCCAGGTCACCGGAGGTGGCTCGGGCACCGGCATCGCCGCCCTCATCAACGGCACCACGGACATCTGCTCGTCCTCCCGCCCCATCAAGCCAGCCGAAGTACGTCAGCTCAAGGAGAAGTATCAGTACCGCGGCATGGAAGTGCGCGTCGCGCGGGATGGCCTGGCCGTCTACGTCCACAAGAACAATTCCGTGAAGCAGCTCACGATCGAACAGATCCGCCTGATCTTCACCGGCCAGGTACGTAACTGGAAGGACGTGGGCGGAGCCGACAAGCCCATCATCCTCTACAGCCGCGAGAACAACTCCGGCACGTACGAGTTCTTCAAGGAGCACGTCCTGCTCAAGCAGGACTTCGCGGCCGAAGCCCAGCACATGGCCGGTACGGCCGCCCTCATCAACGCCGTGTCGAAGGACCCCAACGCCATCGGCTTCGGTGGCGCCGCCTATGCCGCCAACGTACGTCCCCTGGGCGTCGCGAAGGAAAAGGGCTCGGCCTACGTCACGCCCACCGAGGCGTCCATCCTGTCCGGTGAATATCCTATCTCCCGCTTCCTCTACTTCTACCTCAACGAGCGTCCGAAGGGTACGGAGAAGGCGTTCATCGACTGGGTCATCAGCCCGGCAGGACAGAAGGTCGTGAAGGACGTTGGCTACTATCCTATCAAGAAGTTCTGA